The following are encoded in a window of Nilaparvata lugens isolate BPH chromosome 13, ASM1435652v1, whole genome shotgun sequence genomic DNA:
- the LOC111054807 gene encoding inactive ubiquitin carboxyl-terminal hydrolase MINDY-4B isoform X7: MMELEDRVMYARNQQRALTKTAVAGGTPITEELACELRQVVFGTAVAPPRGEWLRTSVLFNAPEKETAFGLKTPKNGTRGLVAVLQAFVIKHLLFEKKDCTDPPEELLKPNRMRQLDAITMAMAEILWKIAEQTTVSQNKTEVSEKPIVSMVLPQENTYIQHSINYFQDGLTERLHVFEFTEYDELQIFIKRYLYLFLDESCPGCLLFLYSAVATRGTARVERDLDGIKGYMVTAAEEGSECIITLLLCGRATPYLHNGVVYVGDEEHYAVPQWGMLSRNEIGFLYFEEKLDDQSKVPGSRLKTPALPIWVIFCNGHYAVVFNTNRELLRNYHAERRFDLVYYSPGGSTCTLTVDTSQDDDGKLELNEEDTSSTSANNVEKLIHTKWQDAQITWHGQIAFT; this comes from the exons ATCGAGTTATGTATGCCAGAAACCAACAGCGGGCTCTCACCAAGACAGCGGTCGCGGGAGGCACTCCTATCACCGAGGAACTGGCATGC GAGCTGCGACAGGTAGTGTTCGGAACAGCTGTGGCTCCACCACGCGGCGAATGGCTGCGAACGTCCGTTCTGTTCAACGCACCCGAGAAGGAGACGGCGTTCGGCTTGAAGACGCCGAAAAACGGCACCAGGGGTCTCGTCGCCGTTCTACAGGCCTTTGTCATTAAGCACCTCCTTTTCGAGAAGAAGGACTGCACTGATCCACCCGAGGA ACTGCTGAAACCAAACCGAATGAGGCAGCTGGACGCGATCACGATGGCAATGGCGGAGATCCTGTGGAAAATCGCTGAGCAGACAACTGTGAGTCAGAACAAGACTGAGGTGAGCGAGAAGCCCATTGTCTCCATGGTGCTGCCCCAGGAGAACACCTACATCCAGCACTCTATCAACTACTTCCAGGATGGACTCACTGAGAGG CTCCATGTGTTCGAATTCACAGAATATGACGAGCTGCAAATATTCATAAAACGATATCTTTACTTG TTCCTGGATGAATCATGTCCTGGATGTCTCCTATTTCTGTACAGCGCCGTAGCAACAAGAGGAACAGCTAG AGTGGAACGTGATTTGGACGGCATCAAAGGCTATATGGTGACAGCGGCAGAAGAAGGATCCGAATGTATCATCACACTTCTGCTGTGTGGACGCGCCACCCCATATCTACACAATGGAGTCGTCTATGTTGGTGACGAGGAACATTAT GCTGTGCCACAGTGGGGCATGCTATCCAGGAACGAGATTGGATTCCTGTACTTTGAGGAGAAACTGGACGACCAGTCCAAGGTGCCCGGGTCCCGCCTCAAGACACCCGCCCTTCCCATCTGGGTCATCTTCTGCAATGGCCACTACGCCGTCGTCTTCAACACCAACCGCGAGTTGCTGAGAAACTACCATGCCGAAAGAAG GTTTGATTTGGTGTACTACTCACCAGGGGGCAGCACCTGTACGCTGACAGTGGATACCAGTCAGGATGACGACGGAAAGCTAGAGTTGAACGAAGAGGACACCTCTAGCACCTCGGCTAACAATGTGGAGAAACTCATACACACCAA ATGGCAAGATGCACAAATCACTTGGCATGGACAGATCGCTTTCACCTGA
- the LOC111054807 gene encoding inactive ubiquitin carboxyl-terminal hydrolase MINDY-4B isoform X3, producing the protein MFKSRSVDVGNDDESKKPAELFRSMSKDQLLEFRQKNDRVMYARNQQRALTKTAVAGGTPITEELACELRQVVFGTAVAPPRGEWLRTSVLFNAPEKETAFGLKTPKNGTRGLVAVLQAFVIKHLLFEKKDCTDPPEELLKPNRMRQLDAITMAMAEILWKIAEQTTVSQNKTEVSEKPIVSMVLPQENTYIQHSINYFQDGLTERLHVFEFTEYDELQIFIKRYLYLFLDESCPGCLLFLYSAVATRGTARVERDLDGIKGYMVTAAEEGSECIITLLLCGRATPYLHNGVVYVGDEEHYAVPQWGMLSRNEIGFLYFEEKLDDQSKVPGSRLKTPALPIWVIFCNGHYAVVFNTNRELLRNYHAERRFDLVYYSPGGSTCTLTVDTSQDDDGKLELNEEDTSSTSANNVEKLIHTKWQDAQITWHGQIAFT; encoded by the exons ATCGAGTTATGTATGCCAGAAACCAACAGCGGGCTCTCACCAAGACAGCGGTCGCGGGAGGCACTCCTATCACCGAGGAACTGGCATGC GAGCTGCGACAGGTAGTGTTCGGAACAGCTGTGGCTCCACCACGCGGCGAATGGCTGCGAACGTCCGTTCTGTTCAACGCACCCGAGAAGGAGACGGCGTTCGGCTTGAAGACGCCGAAAAACGGCACCAGGGGTCTCGTCGCCGTTCTACAGGCCTTTGTCATTAAGCACCTCCTTTTCGAGAAGAAGGACTGCACTGATCCACCCGAGGA ACTGCTGAAACCAAACCGAATGAGGCAGCTGGACGCGATCACGATGGCAATGGCGGAGATCCTGTGGAAAATCGCTGAGCAGACAACTGTGAGTCAGAACAAGACTGAGGTGAGCGAGAAGCCCATTGTCTCCATGGTGCTGCCCCAGGAGAACACCTACATCCAGCACTCTATCAACTACTTCCAGGATGGACTCACTGAGAGG CTCCATGTGTTCGAATTCACAGAATATGACGAGCTGCAAATATTCATAAAACGATATCTTTACTTG TTCCTGGATGAATCATGTCCTGGATGTCTCCTATTTCTGTACAGCGCCGTAGCAACAAGAGGAACAGCTAG AGTGGAACGTGATTTGGACGGCATCAAAGGCTATATGGTGACAGCGGCAGAAGAAGGATCCGAATGTATCATCACACTTCTGCTGTGTGGACGCGCCACCCCATATCTACACAATGGAGTCGTCTATGTTGGTGACGAGGAACATTAT GCTGTGCCACAGTGGGGCATGCTATCCAGGAACGAGATTGGATTCCTGTACTTTGAGGAGAAACTGGACGACCAGTCCAAGGTGCCCGGGTCCCGCCTCAAGACACCCGCCCTTCCCATCTGGGTCATCTTCTGCAATGGCCACTACGCCGTCGTCTTCAACACCAACCGCGAGTTGCTGAGAAACTACCATGCCGAAAGAAG GTTTGATTTGGTGTACTACTCACCAGGGGGCAGCACCTGTACGCTGACAGTGGATACCAGTCAGGATGACGACGGAAAGCTAGAGTTGAACGAAGAGGACACCTCTAGCACCTCGGCTAACAATGTGGAGAAACTCATACACACCAA ATGGCAAGATGCACAAATCACTTGGCATGGACAGATCGCTTTCACCTGA
- the LOC111054807 gene encoding inactive ubiquitin carboxyl-terminal hydrolase MINDY-4B isoform X4, whose translation MSSTDRVMYARNQQRALTKTAVAGGTPITEELACELRQVVFGTAVAPPRGEWLRTSVLFNAPEKETAFGLKTPKNGTRGLVAVLQAFVIKHLLFEKKDCTDPPEELLKPNRMRQLDAITMAMAEILWKIAEQTTVSQNKTEVSEKPIVSMVLPQENTYIQHSINYFQDGLTERLHVFEFTEYDELQIFIKRYLYLFLDESCPGCLLFLYSAVATRGTARVERDLDGIKGYMVTAAEEGSECIITLLLCGRATPYLHNGVVYVGDEEHYAVPQWGMLSRNEIGFLYFEEKLDDQSKVPGSRLKTPALPIWVIFCNGHYAVVFNTNRELLRNYHAERRFDLVYYSPGGSTCTLTVDTSQDDDGKLELNEEDTSSTSANNVEKLIHTKWQDAQITWHGQIAFT comes from the exons ATCGAGTTATGTATGCCAGAAACCAACAGCGGGCTCTCACCAAGACAGCGGTCGCGGGAGGCACTCCTATCACCGAGGAACTGGCATGC GAGCTGCGACAGGTAGTGTTCGGAACAGCTGTGGCTCCACCACGCGGCGAATGGCTGCGAACGTCCGTTCTGTTCAACGCACCCGAGAAGGAGACGGCGTTCGGCTTGAAGACGCCGAAAAACGGCACCAGGGGTCTCGTCGCCGTTCTACAGGCCTTTGTCATTAAGCACCTCCTTTTCGAGAAGAAGGACTGCACTGATCCACCCGAGGA ACTGCTGAAACCAAACCGAATGAGGCAGCTGGACGCGATCACGATGGCAATGGCGGAGATCCTGTGGAAAATCGCTGAGCAGACAACTGTGAGTCAGAACAAGACTGAGGTGAGCGAGAAGCCCATTGTCTCCATGGTGCTGCCCCAGGAGAACACCTACATCCAGCACTCTATCAACTACTTCCAGGATGGACTCACTGAGAGG CTCCATGTGTTCGAATTCACAGAATATGACGAGCTGCAAATATTCATAAAACGATATCTTTACTTG TTCCTGGATGAATCATGTCCTGGATGTCTCCTATTTCTGTACAGCGCCGTAGCAACAAGAGGAACAGCTAG AGTGGAACGTGATTTGGACGGCATCAAAGGCTATATGGTGACAGCGGCAGAAGAAGGATCCGAATGTATCATCACACTTCTGCTGTGTGGACGCGCCACCCCATATCTACACAATGGAGTCGTCTATGTTGGTGACGAGGAACATTAT GCTGTGCCACAGTGGGGCATGCTATCCAGGAACGAGATTGGATTCCTGTACTTTGAGGAGAAACTGGACGACCAGTCCAAGGTGCCCGGGTCCCGCCTCAAGACACCCGCCCTTCCCATCTGGGTCATCTTCTGCAATGGCCACTACGCCGTCGTCTTCAACACCAACCGCGAGTTGCTGAGAAACTACCATGCCGAAAGAAG GTTTGATTTGGTGTACTACTCACCAGGGGGCAGCACCTGTACGCTGACAGTGGATACCAGTCAGGATGACGACGGAAAGCTAGAGTTGAACGAAGAGGACACCTCTAGCACCTCGGCTAACAATGTGGAGAAACTCATACACACCAA ATGGCAAGATGCACAAATCACTTGGCATGGACAGATCGCTTTCACCTGA
- the LOC111054807 gene encoding inactive ubiquitin carboxyl-terminal hydrolase MINDY-4B isoform X6 — protein sequence MSVEEEDRVMYARNQQRALTKTAVAGGTPITEELACELRQVVFGTAVAPPRGEWLRTSVLFNAPEKETAFGLKTPKNGTRGLVAVLQAFVIKHLLFEKKDCTDPPEELLKPNRMRQLDAITMAMAEILWKIAEQTTVSQNKTEVSEKPIVSMVLPQENTYIQHSINYFQDGLTERLHVFEFTEYDELQIFIKRYLYLFLDESCPGCLLFLYSAVATRGTARVERDLDGIKGYMVTAAEEGSECIITLLLCGRATPYLHNGVVYVGDEEHYAVPQWGMLSRNEIGFLYFEEKLDDQSKVPGSRLKTPALPIWVIFCNGHYAVVFNTNRELLRNYHAERRFDLVYYSPGGSTCTLTVDTSQDDDGKLELNEEDTSSTSANNVEKLIHTKWQDAQITWHGQIAFT from the exons ATCGAGTTATGTATGCCAGAAACCAACAGCGGGCTCTCACCAAGACAGCGGTCGCGGGAGGCACTCCTATCACCGAGGAACTGGCATGC GAGCTGCGACAGGTAGTGTTCGGAACAGCTGTGGCTCCACCACGCGGCGAATGGCTGCGAACGTCCGTTCTGTTCAACGCACCCGAGAAGGAGACGGCGTTCGGCTTGAAGACGCCGAAAAACGGCACCAGGGGTCTCGTCGCCGTTCTACAGGCCTTTGTCATTAAGCACCTCCTTTTCGAGAAGAAGGACTGCACTGATCCACCCGAGGA ACTGCTGAAACCAAACCGAATGAGGCAGCTGGACGCGATCACGATGGCAATGGCGGAGATCCTGTGGAAAATCGCTGAGCAGACAACTGTGAGTCAGAACAAGACTGAGGTGAGCGAGAAGCCCATTGTCTCCATGGTGCTGCCCCAGGAGAACACCTACATCCAGCACTCTATCAACTACTTCCAGGATGGACTCACTGAGAGG CTCCATGTGTTCGAATTCACAGAATATGACGAGCTGCAAATATTCATAAAACGATATCTTTACTTG TTCCTGGATGAATCATGTCCTGGATGTCTCCTATTTCTGTACAGCGCCGTAGCAACAAGAGGAACAGCTAG AGTGGAACGTGATTTGGACGGCATCAAAGGCTATATGGTGACAGCGGCAGAAGAAGGATCCGAATGTATCATCACACTTCTGCTGTGTGGACGCGCCACCCCATATCTACACAATGGAGTCGTCTATGTTGGTGACGAGGAACATTAT GCTGTGCCACAGTGGGGCATGCTATCCAGGAACGAGATTGGATTCCTGTACTTTGAGGAGAAACTGGACGACCAGTCCAAGGTGCCCGGGTCCCGCCTCAAGACACCCGCCCTTCCCATCTGGGTCATCTTCTGCAATGGCCACTACGCCGTCGTCTTCAACACCAACCGCGAGTTGCTGAGAAACTACCATGCCGAAAGAAG GTTTGATTTGGTGTACTACTCACCAGGGGGCAGCACCTGTACGCTGACAGTGGATACCAGTCAGGATGACGACGGAAAGCTAGAGTTGAACGAAGAGGACACCTCTAGCACCTCGGCTAACAATGTGGAGAAACTCATACACACCAA ATGGCAAGATGCACAAATCACTTGGCATGGACAGATCGCTTTCACCTGA
- the LOC111054807 gene encoding inactive ubiquitin carboxyl-terminal hydrolase MINDY-4B isoform X5 — translation MQKNADPSLKKAVRSISAMKWRDQKSPWQKPDRVMYARNQQRALTKTAVAGGTPITEELACELRQVVFGTAVAPPRGEWLRTSVLFNAPEKETAFGLKTPKNGTRGLVAVLQAFVIKHLLFEKKDCTDPPEELLKPNRMRQLDAITMAMAEILWKIAEQTTVSQNKTEVSEKPIVSMVLPQENTYIQHSINYFQDGLTERLHVFEFTEYDELQIFIKRYLYLFLDESCPGCLLFLYSAVATRGTARVERDLDGIKGYMVTAAEEGSECIITLLLCGRATPYLHNGVVYVGDEEHYAVPQWGMLSRNEIGFLYFEEKLDDQSKVPGSRLKTPALPIWVIFCNGHYAVVFNTNRELLRNYHAERRFDLVYYSPGGSTCTLTVDTSQDDDGKLELNEEDTSSTSANNVEKLIHTKWQDAQITWHGQIAFT, via the exons ATCGAGTTATGTATGCCAGAAACCAACAGCGGGCTCTCACCAAGACAGCGGTCGCGGGAGGCACTCCTATCACCGAGGAACTGGCATGC GAGCTGCGACAGGTAGTGTTCGGAACAGCTGTGGCTCCACCACGCGGCGAATGGCTGCGAACGTCCGTTCTGTTCAACGCACCCGAGAAGGAGACGGCGTTCGGCTTGAAGACGCCGAAAAACGGCACCAGGGGTCTCGTCGCCGTTCTACAGGCCTTTGTCATTAAGCACCTCCTTTTCGAGAAGAAGGACTGCACTGATCCACCCGAGGA ACTGCTGAAACCAAACCGAATGAGGCAGCTGGACGCGATCACGATGGCAATGGCGGAGATCCTGTGGAAAATCGCTGAGCAGACAACTGTGAGTCAGAACAAGACTGAGGTGAGCGAGAAGCCCATTGTCTCCATGGTGCTGCCCCAGGAGAACACCTACATCCAGCACTCTATCAACTACTTCCAGGATGGACTCACTGAGAGG CTCCATGTGTTCGAATTCACAGAATATGACGAGCTGCAAATATTCATAAAACGATATCTTTACTTG TTCCTGGATGAATCATGTCCTGGATGTCTCCTATTTCTGTACAGCGCCGTAGCAACAAGAGGAACAGCTAG AGTGGAACGTGATTTGGACGGCATCAAAGGCTATATGGTGACAGCGGCAGAAGAAGGATCCGAATGTATCATCACACTTCTGCTGTGTGGACGCGCCACCCCATATCTACACAATGGAGTCGTCTATGTTGGTGACGAGGAACATTAT GCTGTGCCACAGTGGGGCATGCTATCCAGGAACGAGATTGGATTCCTGTACTTTGAGGAGAAACTGGACGACCAGTCCAAGGTGCCCGGGTCCCGCCTCAAGACACCCGCCCTTCCCATCTGGGTCATCTTCTGCAATGGCCACTACGCCGTCGTCTTCAACACCAACCGCGAGTTGCTGAGAAACTACCATGCCGAAAGAAG GTTTGATTTGGTGTACTACTCACCAGGGGGCAGCACCTGTACGCTGACAGTGGATACCAGTCAGGATGACGACGGAAAGCTAGAGTTGAACGAAGAGGACACCTCTAGCACCTCGGCTAACAATGTGGAGAAACTCATACACACCAA ATGGCAAGATGCACAAATCACTTGGCATGGACAGATCGCTTTCACCTGA
- the LOC111054807 gene encoding inactive ubiquitin carboxyl-terminal hydrolase MINDY-4B isoform X8, with amino-acid sequence MYARNQQRALTKTAVAGGTPITEELACELRQVVFGTAVAPPRGEWLRTSVLFNAPEKETAFGLKTPKNGTRGLVAVLQAFVIKHLLFEKKDCTDPPEELLKPNRMRQLDAITMAMAEILWKIAEQTTVSQNKTEVSEKPIVSMVLPQENTYIQHSINYFQDGLTERLHVFEFTEYDELQIFIKRYLYLFLDESCPGCLLFLYSAVATRGTARVERDLDGIKGYMVTAAEEGSECIITLLLCGRATPYLHNGVVYVGDEEHYAVPQWGMLSRNEIGFLYFEEKLDDQSKVPGSRLKTPALPIWVIFCNGHYAVVFNTNRELLRNYHAERRFDLVYYSPGGSTCTLTVDTSQDDDGKLELNEEDTSSTSANNVEKLIHTKWQDAQITWHGQIAFT; translated from the exons ATGTATGCCAGAAACCAACAGCGGGCTCTCACCAAGACAGCGGTCGCGGGAGGCACTCCTATCACCGAGGAACTGGCATGC GAGCTGCGACAGGTAGTGTTCGGAACAGCTGTGGCTCCACCACGCGGCGAATGGCTGCGAACGTCCGTTCTGTTCAACGCACCCGAGAAGGAGACGGCGTTCGGCTTGAAGACGCCGAAAAACGGCACCAGGGGTCTCGTCGCCGTTCTACAGGCCTTTGTCATTAAGCACCTCCTTTTCGAGAAGAAGGACTGCACTGATCCACCCGAGGA ACTGCTGAAACCAAACCGAATGAGGCAGCTGGACGCGATCACGATGGCAATGGCGGAGATCCTGTGGAAAATCGCTGAGCAGACAACTGTGAGTCAGAACAAGACTGAGGTGAGCGAGAAGCCCATTGTCTCCATGGTGCTGCCCCAGGAGAACACCTACATCCAGCACTCTATCAACTACTTCCAGGATGGACTCACTGAGAGG CTCCATGTGTTCGAATTCACAGAATATGACGAGCTGCAAATATTCATAAAACGATATCTTTACTTG TTCCTGGATGAATCATGTCCTGGATGTCTCCTATTTCTGTACAGCGCCGTAGCAACAAGAGGAACAGCTAG AGTGGAACGTGATTTGGACGGCATCAAAGGCTATATGGTGACAGCGGCAGAAGAAGGATCCGAATGTATCATCACACTTCTGCTGTGTGGACGCGCCACCCCATATCTACACAATGGAGTCGTCTATGTTGGTGACGAGGAACATTAT GCTGTGCCACAGTGGGGCATGCTATCCAGGAACGAGATTGGATTCCTGTACTTTGAGGAGAAACTGGACGACCAGTCCAAGGTGCCCGGGTCCCGCCTCAAGACACCCGCCCTTCCCATCTGGGTCATCTTCTGCAATGGCCACTACGCCGTCGTCTTCAACACCAACCGCGAGTTGCTGAGAAACTACCATGCCGAAAGAAG GTTTGATTTGGTGTACTACTCACCAGGGGGCAGCACCTGTACGCTGACAGTGGATACCAGTCAGGATGACGACGGAAAGCTAGAGTTGAACGAAGAGGACACCTCTAGCACCTCGGCTAACAATGTGGAGAAACTCATACACACCAA ATGGCAAGATGCACAAATCACTTGGCATGGACAGATCGCTTTCACCTGA